In the genome of Candidatus Pristimantibacillus lignocellulolyticus, the window CCACAAGATAGAAAAATGTGTGGAATAATTTCCTTATTATCACGTAGTTGTTTTATTAACGCCTCTGGATCTTTATCACTTCCAAGAAGTTGTGATAAATCACCAAATACACGTTGCAAATAAGAGAATTTAAACGTCCTATATTCAAACCCTGGTTTTGCATTCGCAATTCTATATGGCAGTAATGCTGAAGATAAACCAATAATTGCGCCGAAACGTTCGGCATATTTCAACCCATTTCTAACCGCCCCATATCCACCCATCGATAAGCCACCAATATAGGTATCTTCTCGTTTATGAGATAAAGGAAAACATTGCCGTGTAAACTCAACTAATTCCTCACCGACAAATTGTCCATAATATTCCTCTCTTTCTTCATCATCTACATAAAAATGATTTTCACCTCCTGGCATAAAAACTGCTATATTATGTAGGTTTGCTAGCTTTCTAATTCGCGTATAACTAACCCAATCCGTATGGTTACCTGTCAATCCGTTCAACAAATATAATGCTTTTAAAGGTGCTTGCGAAGATCTACTTGAATAGTCTGGTTTATCGGAACCATCCAATGGTAACAAGGCATTAATTGTTACGTCTCTATTAAGACGCTTTGAGAAAAAGTTGATTGTTAAATAAGCCATAATGATCCCCTTTCAATTGTATTTATTAGTTATACCATATCATGTAAGCACGTAAAAGTAGTAACTTGTGTACTATAGATAAATAAAAGAGGACAACTTTCACCTACCATACGAAGCATGCCTCTGAGCAAGCAAACTCTGATTAATTCTATGAAATACTATGGGTTTAGAGTTAATAGAGTATCAAAGTCAATATAAATCGTAACGTTTACGATTTATATTGACTTTGATGCGAAAATGCACTATTGTTTAAATCGTAATTATTACGAATTGGAGGAAGAGAAATGAAAAAAGTTATCACTTGTTTTAGTCTCTTAGCTTTATCTGCTATTTTGTTTGGATGTAGTGAACCGAAAAGTACAAGTTCAGTAAATACCAATACGAATATTGAGATTGAACATCAACAGCATCAAGGACAGGAACTTGACCACAATCATGGTGATGATCATGAACATGCTCATCAATTAGACGAGGAGCAGAAAAAAATCTATAATGGATATTTTGAAGATGAGCAAGTACAAGACAGACAATTAAGTAATTGGGAAGGTGACTGGCAATCTGT includes:
- a CDS encoding esterase family protein, with the translated sequence MAYLTINFFSKRLNRDVTINALLPLDGSDKPDYSSRSSQAPLKALYLLNGLTGNHTDWVSYTRIRKLANLHNIAVFMPGGENHFYVDDEEREEYYGQFVGEELVEFTRQCFPLSHKREDTYIGGLSMGGYGAVRNGLKYAERFGAIIGLSSALLPYRIANAKPGFEYRTFKFSYLQRVFGDLSQLLGSDKDPEALIKQLRDNKEIIPHIFLSCGTEDFLIDMNRRYHQFLLDEAIEHTYIEKSGAHTWEYWDEGIEDALNWIANVNL